A genomic segment from Bufo bufo chromosome 8, aBufBuf1.1, whole genome shotgun sequence encodes:
- the LOC120977520 gene encoding cytochrome P450 2F2-like isoform X1 — translation MPLPIIGTLHKISLTNIVKSLRNLSKTYGDFFTVYEGSQPVIVLCSYDAIKETLIDKADEFSGRGYLPSFFDFTKGDDFAFSNGEKWKELRRFSVLTLNNFGVGKRSFEERIREEAGFLCDVLRKTNGASINPNYHILRSMSNVICSVVFGSRFDYQNENFQKLVKCVQDNVALMSRRWGLLYNIFPNVMKYLPGPHHKIMENFKFITDYINKRMEENMKTLDSNNPRDFMDCFLIKMEKEGKNKEAFCNPNTLVMCSMILFFGGTETVTLTLRYVLLNLMKHPEIAEKLYREIDNVIGQRPPNFEDRLNMPYTEAFINEVQRYGDVTPLSLPHELTVDAEIRNYKLKKGTVFTPVLTSVHFDKAKFNNAENFDPKNFLDENGKVLKKDSLMPFSAGKRIGPGKNLALMELFIYITTLLQNFTFKSPVPPEEISVAPVAIGLGNIPPSFEIMLIPRTGSQA, via the exons TTGTCGAAAACATATGGCGACTTCTTTACTGTGTATGAAGGGAGCCAGCCGGTTATTGTGCTATGTAGTTATGATGCCATCAAAGAGACTTTAATTGACAAAGCAGATGAGTTCAGTGGACGAGGTTATCTTCCTTCGTTTTTTGACTTTACCAAAGGAGATG ATTTTGCATTCAGTAATGGTGAAAAATGGAAGGAGCTGAGACGTTTTTCCGTGCTAACACTGAATAATTTTGGAGTTGGAAAACGCAGCTTCGAGGAGAGGATACGTGAGGAGGCCGGGTTTCTGTGTGATGTGCTGAGGAAAACAAATG gaGCTTCAATAAATCCCAATTACCATATACTACGTTCTATGTCCAATGTGATTTGCTCCGTGGTGTTTGGTAGCCGGTTTGATTATCAAAATGAGAATTTCCAAAAACTGGTGAAATGTGTTCAAGACAACGTTGCTCTCATGAGCAGACGCTGGGGACTA CTTTATAACATATTCCCGAATGTCATGAAATACTTACCTGGACCTCACCATAAAATCATGGAAAACTTTAAATTCATCACAGACTATATCAACAAGAGGATGGAGGAAAACATGAAGACTTTGGACAGTAATAACCCAAGGGATTTTATGGACTGTTTCTTGATCAAAATGGAGAAG GAAGGGAAGAATAAAGAAGCATTCTGCAATCCCAATACATTGGTGATGTGCTCGATGATCTTGTTCTTTGGTGGGACAGAAACAGTCACACTTACTCTGAGATATGTATTGTTAAACCTCATGAAACACCCTGAAATAGCAG AGAAGCTTTACAGAGAGATAGACAATGTAATTGGCCAACGTCCACCAAATTTTGAGGACAGACTTAATATGCCTTACACAGAAGCTTTTATAAATGAGGTGCAGAGATATGGCGATGTAACACCCTTGAGTCTTCCCCATGAATTGACCGTAGATGCTGAGATTCGCAATTATAAATTGAAGAAG GGAACAGTTTTCACTCCCGTGCTGACGAGTGTACACTTTGACAAAGCAAAGTTCAATAATGCTGAGAATTTTGACCCCAAAAACTTTTTGGATGAAAATGGTAAAGTTCTAAAGAAAGATTCCCTTATGCCATTTTCCGCAG GTAAGAGAATTGGCCCGGGCAAGAACTTGGCACTTATGGAGCTCTTCATTTATATCACAACACTATTGCAGAACTTCACCTTCAAGTCACCCGTGCCACCTGAAGAGATCTCAGTCGCTCCAGTTGCAATTGGACTTGGAAATATCCCTCCCAGCTTTGAGATAATGCTCATACCCCGTACAGGTTCTCAAGCGTAA